One window of the Colletotrichum destructivum chromosome 4, complete sequence genome contains the following:
- a CDS encoding Putative Flavoprotein-like superfamily has product MKVFVVFAHPEPRSLTGSLLRVTVDELEAQGHEVRVSDLYAMKWKPQLDRDDFPQHPAEEPLSLTTASAAAAASDSHTEDVKREQEKLLWADAIILQFPLWWYSMPAILKGWVDRVFTSGFGYGLGEYNEKRWGDRYGEGRLEGKRAMLIVTVGAPSQQYSARGIAGPIEDILFPITHGILFYTGVDVLPSFVYWMAYRSNDEAFQAAADELRQRLRDLPVTEPIPYRHQNAGDYEIPSLLLKPGLENSSDSGFSLHRRTVNG; this is encoded by the coding sequence ATGAAAGTCTTTGTTGTCTTCGCACATCCCGAGCCTCGCTCACTCACCGGCAGCCTGCTCCGCGTCACGGTCGACGAACTCGAGGCCCAGGGCCACGAGGTTCGGGTCTCAGACCTGTACGCAATGAAGTGGAAGCCCCAGCTCGACCGCGACGACTTCCCCCAGCATCCCGCCGAGGAGCCTCTCAGTCTTACCACAGCATCAGCGGCCGCTGCGGCATCTGATTCGCACACAGAAGACGTCAAGCGCGAACAGGAGAAGCTCCTGTGGGCTGACGCCATCATTCTCCAGTTCCCGCTGTGGTGGTACTCTATGCCGGCTATATTGAAGGGCTGGGTAGACCGGGTCTTCACGTCGGGCTTTGGATACGGCCTGGGCGAATACAACGAAAAGCGCTGGGGCGATCGATACGGAGAAGGGAGGTTGGAGGGAAAGCGCGCGATGCTCATCGTCACCGTTGGAGCCCCGAGCCAGCAATATTCTGCCCGTGGCATCGCTGGTCCCATTGAGGACATTCTCTTCCCGATAACTCACGGGATCCTCTTCTacaccggcgtcgacgtTCTCCCGTCATTCGTCTACTGGATGGCCTACCGATCGAACGATGAGGCTttccaggcggcggcagacgaGCTTCGTCAGAGGCTGCGCGACCTGCCCGTCACTGAACCCATTCCCTACCGACACCAGAACGCCGGGGACTATGAGATCCCGTCGCTGCTTTTGAAGCCGGGGCTGGAGAATAGTTCAGATTCGGGGTTCTCTCTGCACAGGCGCACGGTCAATGGGTGA